TGGTTTTAAGAGGTGCCGGATTTTGAAAAACGAACCCAAATATTGTGCCCGGCCCGCGCCTGGCGGGTCCACGTCTGCCGTCTTGCCCGGACGAAAACCCGCAGATCGGGAGCTCTGCCGTGCCACAGCAAAATTCTCTTGCCAAAATCGACTTCCGGCAGTATATTGTAGACATAAAGGTCTGCACTTGATACCTTTTTGAGAAAGTGAACGATATTCCACCTTGCTAAGGGACTGAATCATCGCCACTAACCTTGACTGTGGAGGAACAAATGTCCCCTGATTTTCGGGCCGCCAGATCAGCGCTGTTTATCGTCGCCGTTTTCCTGGGCATCATAATTTTCTTCATACCGGCCTCGGCACAATTTCAATTTGAAATCGGCAAGCTTAGCAACAGTATCCAGGGGCAGGAATTATCTATTCCGGTCACCAAAACTTCCGGCACGGGGAATATCGACCGCTTCTCTTTCCGCATCGCCTACAACCCCGAAATGCTGACTCTCTATGAAATAACACCCGGCGAGATTTTCAATATTCCCGGCGCCTTTGAATGGGAGTATTTCAGCTATTCAATGGACACTGTAACTTCGGGAGAAATCCCCAATCGGTTTCGCACCGTCAGCATTTTTGGTATCGCCAACCTTGAGGACGGCGCCCATCTTCCGACAAGCCTCCCTATTCCCAATGGAACCGCTCTTTTTTATTTGAATTTCTATAGTACTATCGACCGCACTTTCGCCTGTAATTTCTTCCCGGTCAATTTTATCTGGAAAGGATGCAGCGATAACATCCTATTTATCGATGGTACATCAGATACAACCGGAATTTCCAAAAATGTATATTCTCCCGATAATCTGGATATTGCTCAGCCTGTTTCAACATTGCCGACCTATTTCGGAGCCCCCGAGGAATGCCTTGGTGCGGGACAATTTTTAAATCCCGTTCGGCTCATTAATCTCAAAAATGGCGGCGCCGATATGGTCTGTTCCGATTCTGCTCCAAATACCGGGGGCGATATTAATCTGAACGGAGTATACTATGACCCCGGCGATGCGGTGGTCTATACTAATTATTTCTTGCATGGTTTGGGAGCGTTTACGGTCAACGTAGCCGGGCAGGTTGCGGCGTCAGACATAAACCGCGACGGCACGCCCCTTACCCCGGAGGACCTGAGGAAGCTGTTGAAAATAATTTCAGGTTTGATATCGCCGGCATATTGATCATCTCCAAAATATCTTCCTTTATGCGCCGAAGATACTGCATCTTGAGTGCCCGATAATACCGATAATTCCACTTGAACGGCGGCGGCCGATTCCGTATTTTCCCCTGTCGCAAAATTGATAAAACTCTTCGAAAGGAGCTGCCGGCGATGGCGGAGCAATTCATCTTCACCATGCTCGGATTGAATAAATTCTACGGGCAAAAACAGGTCTTAAAAGATATCTACCTTTCTTTCTACCCCGGCGCCAAAATCGGCATTGTCGGCGAAAACGGCTCGGGCAAATCAACCGTGCTCCATATCATGGCCGGCCTCGATGATGAATTCCAGGGAAAAGCCGAAATCCTGGGCGATTACCGCGCCGGTATTGTCGAGCAGGAACCGTCTCTGGATCATGGCCTTACGGTCCGCCAGACTCTCGAGCAGGCATTCGCCGGGCAGATGGCGCTTCTGCAGGAATACAATGACCTCACCGACAAAATGGCCGAACCGCTATCCGATGATGAGATGCAGAAGGCGATGGACCGGATGGGCGAACTTCAGGATAAGCTGGACAGCTCCGATGCCTGGAATCTCGACCAGAAACTGGCTCTGGCCGGTGATGCGCTCTGTCTTCCCGATGATGACCGCATTGTCGGCACCTTGAGCGGCGGCGAAAAAAGGCGCGTCGCTCTCTGCAAGGCGCTTCTGGAACAACCCGATCTACTACTGCTCGATGAGCCGACCAACCACCTTGATGCCGAAACAGTTGACTGGCTGGAATCGCAACTGCGCGATTATCCGGGGACCGTTATCATAGTCACCCACGACCGCTATTTCCTCGACAATATCACCAAGTGGATTCTGGAACTGGAAAGCGGCCGTGGTATCCCCTACGAGGGGAATTACTCCTCCTGGCTGGAGCAGAAACTCTCCAAACTGGCCGCCGATGAGAAAAAAAACTCGCCCCGCGCCAGGGCTCTGGAACATGAACTGGCCTGGATAAAGATGAGCAACAAGGAACGGCACGAGCTTTCTCACGCCCGCCTTCTGCAATATGAACAACTGGTGGCCCGCGAGAAAGCGGCCGCCAAAGAGGATAACGCCGTCATCCAGATTGCCCCCGGCCCGGAATTGGGCGCGCAGGTGATTGAATTCAAAGATGTCTCCAAGCAATTCGGTGATATGCTCCTTTTCAGCGATCTGACTTTCAATATTCCCCGCTCGGCCATAGTCGGCGTAATCGGCCCCAACGGGACCGGCAAAACCACGCTTTTCCGGATGATTACCGGCGAGGAAAAACCGGATATCGGCGAGGTCAAGATCGGCACAACGGTAAAATTCGCTTATGTTGACCAGGGGCGGGAAACCCTTGGCAGAGATGTCTCACTTCTCGATGAGGTCAGCGGTGGCGCTGATGAAATTTTTCTGGGGAAACGTGCTGTCCCGGTGCGGCAATACCTTGCGCGGTTCGGTTTTAAAGGACCTGACCAGCAGAAAATGGCGGGCCAACTTTCCGGCGGCGAGCGTAACCGGTTGCATCTGGCCAAAGTTCTCAAAGTCGGCGGCAATGTCCTCCTGCTCGATGAGCCAACCAACGACCTTGACGTCAACACACTCCGGATGC
This DNA window, taken from Candidatus Zixiibacteriota bacterium, encodes the following:
- the ettA gene encoding energy-dependent translational throttle protein EttA; the protein is MAEQFIFTMLGLNKFYGQKQVLKDIYLSFYPGAKIGIVGENGSGKSTVLHIMAGLDDEFQGKAEILGDYRAGIVEQEPSLDHGLTVRQTLEQAFAGQMALLQEYNDLTDKMAEPLSDDEMQKAMDRMGELQDKLDSSDAWNLDQKLALAGDALCLPDDDRIVGTLSGGEKRRVALCKALLEQPDLLLLDEPTNHLDAETVDWLESQLRDYPGTVIIVTHDRYFLDNITKWILELESGRGIPYEGNYSSWLEQKLSKLAADEKKNSPRARALEHELAWIKMSNKERHELSHARLLQYEQLVAREKAAAKEDNAVIQIAPGPELGAQVIEFKDVSKQFGDMLLFSDLTFNIPRSAIVGVIGPNGTGKTTLFRMITGEEKPDIGEVKIGTTVKFAYVDQGRETLGRDVSLLDEVSGGADEIFLGKRAVPVRQYLARFGFKGPDQQKMAGQLSGGERNRLHLAKVLKVGGNVLLLDEPTNDLDVNTLRMLEEAIMNFGGCALVISHDRFFLNRVCTHVLVFEGEGKVRWFEGNFEEYEEWRRKETGGRLLENRRNRYRKLVRV